DNA sequence from the bacterium genome:
TCGGACCCGGAAAGGTACCGGGTGATCGCCAAGACCTGGGTCGAGACCCTGCCCCGCTTCGGCCGCTGGCGCTTCGGGCTTCCGGTCGCTCTGCTGATCTACGCGGCGGCGGTGGGCCGAAACCCCGGGGCATCCAAGCTCTGGCGCTTCCCTTTTCTGACCCTGGCCCTGATGGCCTTGGGTTACTTTTTCGTTTACGTTCTGACCCCCTACGATGTGCCCTGGCATCTGAGCACTTCGCTCGACCGCCTCTACTTTCAACTCTGGCCCTTGGGCCTGTTCGCCGCCTTCCTTTGGCTTCGAGCGCCGGAGGAGTTCGCGAGAGCCGAATGAGACGAGCCCTCGCCATCGCGATCTTGCTTCTCGCGGTCCTCCCCGGCCGGGTCCAGCCGGCGGAGATCCCGCTCGACGGCTTCGCCGAAGGCATCAAGCGTTGGCGCGACCTGCACGGCGAGGAGGACGCCCGGTACCGGCCCGATCAGTTTGAAGAAATCGCCGACAATCTCTTGCGCTATCAGCGTTACAGCGGAGGCTGGCGCCAAAACCTCGACCCGACTCGGATCCTGGGCGGATTTGAAAAGCTCAAGGTCCGGCTCCAGAAGCTGCTGCCGGGCGGCAGCTTCGACAACGAAAATATCTTTCCTCAGGTCCGCTACTTGGCCGCCGCTTACCGCCGCAGCGGCCATTCGGCCTATCGCGACGGCAGCCTTCGCGGCCTCGAGTTCATCCTGGCCCAGCAAGACCCCGGCTGCGGCGGCTGGCCTCACACCGTCCCGCCGCGCAGCCGCTATGAGTCCCATCTGACCATCGCCGATGGAGTCATGGTCCATGCCTTGTCGCTATTGCGGGAGGTGGCGGCCGGAGCCGAGCCTTTCGATTTCATCGAGCCGGCTTTGCGTCAAAGAGCCGCCGAAGCGGTGGTCCGGGGCGACGCCTGCTTATTACGGCTCCAAGTCCGGCAAAACGGCATCCTCAGCGGTTGGGCCGGACAGTACGACATGCAAAGCCTGGCGCCGGCTCAAGGCCGAGCTTTCGAGCCGCCGGCTCTCGACTCGCGGGAGACGGTCCGAATCCTCCGATACTTGATGAAGCTCGATCCGGTCTCGCCCGAAATCGCCGCCGCGATCGAAGCCGGGGCCGGCTGGCTGGCTCGAGTCGAGCGGAAAGGGTGGCGGCTCGAAACTTTCGCCGCCGAGACCCAGCATTATCGCTTCCATACCAGCCATTGGGATCGCCGCTTGGTGGCCGACCCGGCGGGCCGGCTCTGGGCGCGATTTTACGGTCTGCACGACAACCGGGTTCTGCTGGCGACGATGGAGGGAAAGATCGTCGAGGACTACGCCGAATTGCCGCGGGAGCGCCGGACCGGCTACGAATGGTTCGGCGACTGGCCGCGGGAGCTGTTGGATTCCATCAAAAAAGGCTCAGCCAGCGCTCCATGATGCCGTCCATCCCGAAGCGCTCGAGACACTCCGGCGGCGGCCGTTTTTCCGGCGGGGCTTCGAAGGCAATCATGGCTTCGGCGAGGGCTTCCTCCTCTTGGCAGAGCGGCCGGCGCTCGATCGGCAGGAACCATTCCTCGCCCGGCAGCGGCGGAAGCAAGGTCCCGCAAGCGCTGCGATGGGGATAGCTCACCGTCTGATCCAGCGCCAGCCCCGGAGCCAAAACTTCCCGCGGCCCGGTCGAGCAGTCGACCGACAAGACCGGCAGGCCGGCGGCCAAAGCTTCGATCATGGCGTTCGGCAAGCCTTCCCACAAAGACGACATGACGAAACAGTCGCTCGCCCGCAGGAATGGCAAGACATTCTTGTGCAATCCGAGCCGGAACACCCGGCCCTTCAGGCCGCAGGCTTCGATCAAGCCTTCCAGCTTTTCGCCGAGCTCGCCCGACCCCAATAAAATCAAGATCGCCTCGGGACGCCGCGGCGCCACCCGCTGAAAGGCCCGGATCAAATGCCAGTGACCCTTCTGCCGGACCTGCCGGCCGACCGCGACGAAGACCGTCGAGCGCTGGCCGAGCCAGCGATAACTCTCTTCCAGCGGCTGGGCCGCCTTGGCCTCGATGTCGGCATCGATGGGATTGTAGATGGTGACCGTGTTCCGAAGCCCGAAGTCGCCCTTCAACATCGCCTCGATCTGGCGGGAAACCGCCACCACTCGATCGGCCGCGGGATAGAGGAGCCGAATCAAGAAACGATAGAGCCGTCCGCTGTGCCGGAAATTGTTGCGGACCGAAACGATGGCCTTCTTTCGCTGAAAGAAGAAGATTTTGGCGAACAAGGCGCAGAAATTGGCCTCTTCCATGAAAGAGACGGTCAGGTCGATCCGATGCTTTCGGCAGAGCTTCCGAATTTTCCAGGCCCGCTGGACCATCTTCCAGCCGGCGTCGAGCGTGCTTCGAACCATTCGCTCCTCGAAGCAGTGCTCGACTCCCTCGACCGGGTGGGCGTTCTCGGCTCGATAGAAGGTCAGGCTGTGGACCTCGTGGCCCCGGGCCTTCAGCTGGTTGCCCAGAGTCGCGGCCACCCTTTCGGCGCCGCCGCCCCGGGCCAGGCTGCCGATCACGATCAGGACCCGAAGTTTTTCATCTCCCATGGCGTTTCCCTGAAGCGGCCGTCATCCAAGTAGAAGACCTGGTCGGCCATCGCGAAAAGTCTCTGGTCATGGCTGACGATCAGCACCGTGGCTCGCTGGGAAATCGAGCGAATGTTCTCGATGAGGCTGTGGACCGATAAATTATCGAGATGCGAGGTGGGCTCGTCGAAGATCAGCATGGCCGGTTTCTTGAGGAGGGCCCGGGCCAGCGCGATCCGCTGACTTTGGCCGCCGGAGAGCTGAATGCCATCCTCGCCGACCGGCGTCTCGTAGCCCTGGGGAAGGCCGGCGATGAATTGGTCGGCGGCGGCGAGACGGGCGGCTTCCACGAGATCGGCGTCGCTCAAGTCGGAGGAGCCGTAGCGCAGATTCTCGGCGATGGTGCCGGAGAAAAGGAAAGGCTCCTGCAGGATGATGCCGATCTGGCGCCGGAAATTCTTGAAATCGAGCTCCTCGTAGCCGATGCCGTCGGCGCTCAAGCTCCCTTCCCTCGGCTTGTAGAAGCCCAGCAGGAGCTTGAGCAAGGTGCTCTTGCCGGCGCCGCTGGGTCCGGCCAGCAGAAAGACCTTGCCGGGCTCGAGCGTGAAGTCCACGCCCTTCAGGACTTCGCCGCGGTCGTAACCGAAGACCAGGCCTTGGGCCCGGATCACCCCGCCGAAGGTCGTCTTGCGCGTCCCGCGGTAGGGGCTGGCTTCCTCGATGCGGAGCATCCGGAACAAGTTGCGCAGGGACTCTTCGCCGGCGACGACTTGGGGAACCGATTCGCCCAGGACCCGGGCCTGCTCCCGCAGCAAGGCCAACACGACGTAGAAGGACAGCAGGTCGCCGGCGCTGGCATGGCCGCGCAGAACCTGCCAGCCTCCGACCAGCAAGACCAGGATGCCGACCAAGGCGGCGAGGCTGTTCTGAATGACCGCGAAGAGGCTGATCGCCCAGGCCATCGAGGCGCCGGTGCGCCGGAGATTGTCGACGGTGCCCTGCTGCCGCTGAATTTCCGAGTCCTCGGCGGCCTGCATCCGGGTGAGATCGATTTTCTTGATCGCGAAGAAAATCCCGCTGCTGAAGTCCTCGAAGTCCCGCCGAAAGAGCGTCACCTTCCGCCGAACCTTGGCGCTCATTTTCTGGGCCAGGCGGAAGAGCGGCGGAACCGCCAGCGCCGTCACCAAAAACAGCAAGGGATTGAGGTAGAGCAGCACCAGGCAGAGGGCCAAACCGACCGCGATCGAGGGCAGCAGCATCGAGACGACGGCATTGGTCAGGACGTCGACCCGCTCGGTATCCTGAACGATGGCCGAATGGATCTTGGCGTGATCGCCGTGAGTGAAGAAATGGCGCGACAAGGCGTAGATCTTCTCGATCAGGTCGTTGCGCAGGCCTTGGATCGATCGCTTGGAGATTTGCAGGCAAAGGTAGCGGTTGTAAAGGGCCACGCCGTGACTCGAGAAGTAAAGCAGCAGGATCGCGCCGGCGCTCAGGGCCAGCGGCAGAAATTGGCCGCGCGGCAGCAGCTCATCGAAGATGCGGCGGGTCAAGAGGGCGATCGGCACCAGCAGGATCGCTTGGAGGCCCGAGAGTCCCAGGATCAAGGCCAGCTTGGATTTCAACCGGGGATAATAAGCGGCGTACTCTTTCCAATCCTGCCAACGCGACATCGCCTACCCCGCCCGCCGAAGCTCTTGTTGAAAATATTCGATGGTCCGCCCCAAGCCCTCTTCGATCGAGACCCGGGGGCTCCAGCCCAAAATCCGACGGGCCAGCGAAATGTCGGGACAGCGCCGGCGGGGATCGTCGACCGGCAAATCCTTGAACACCAAGCTCGAGGCGCTGCCGGTCCGCGCCTTCACCAAGTGGGCGAAATCGGCGATGGTGAACTCCTGGGGATTGCCGAGGTTGACCGGGTCCGAATAATCGACTTCGAGCAGGCGGAAGATTCCCTCGACCAAATCGTCGACGAACTGGAAGCTCCGGGTTTGGCGGCCG
Encoded proteins:
- the pelA gene encoding pectate lyase, with protein sequence MRRALAIAILLLAVLPGRVQPAEIPLDGFAEGIKRWRDLHGEEDARYRPDQFEEIADNLLRYQRYSGGWRQNLDPTRILGGFEKLKVRLQKLLPGGSFDNENIFPQVRYLAAAYRRSGHSAYRDGSLRGLEFILAQQDPGCGGWPHTVPPRSRYESHLTIADGVMVHALSLLREVAAGAEPFDFIEPALRQRAAEAVVRGDACLLRLQVRQNGILSGWAGQYDMQSLAPAQGRAFEPPALDSRETVRILRYLMKLDPVSPEIAAAIEAGAGWLARVERKGWRLETFAAETQHYRFHTSHWDRRLVADPAGRLWARFYGLHDNRVLLATMEGKIVEDYAELPRERRTGYEWFGDWPRELLDSIKKGSASAP
- a CDS encoding glycosyltransferase produces the protein MGDEKLRVLIVIGSLARGGGAERVAATLGNQLKARGHEVHSLTFYRAENAHPVEGVEHCFEERMVRSTLDAGWKMVQRAWKIRKLCRKHRIDLTVSFMEEANFCALFAKIFFFQRKKAIVSVRNNFRHSGRLYRFLIRLLYPAADRVVAVSRQIEAMLKGDFGLRNTVTIYNPIDADIEAKAAQPLEESYRWLGQRSTVFVAVGRQVRQKGHWHLIRAFQRVAPRRPEAILILLGSGELGEKLEGLIEACGLKGRVFRLGLHKNVLPFLRASDCFVMSSLWEGLPNAMIEALAAGLPVLSVDCSTGPREVLAPGLALDQTVSYPHRSACGTLLPPLPGEEWFLPIERRPLCQEEEALAEAMIAFEAPPEKRPPPECLERFGMDGIMERWLSLF
- a CDS encoding ABC transporter ATP-binding protein — encoded protein: MSRWQDWKEYAAYYPRLKSKLALILGLSGLQAILLVPIALLTRRIFDELLPRGQFLPLALSAGAILLLYFSSHGVALYNRYLCLQISKRSIQGLRNDLIEKIYALSRHFFTHGDHAKIHSAIVQDTERVDVLTNAVVSMLLPSIAVGLALCLVLLYLNPLLFLVTALAVPPLFRLAQKMSAKVRRKVTLFRRDFEDFSSGIFFAIKKIDLTRMQAAEDSEIQRQQGTVDNLRRTGASMAWAISLFAVIQNSLAALVGILVLLVGGWQVLRGHASAGDLLSFYVVLALLREQARVLGESVPQVVAGEESLRNLFRMLRIEEASPYRGTRKTTFGGVIRAQGLVFGYDRGEVLKGVDFTLEPGKVFLLAGPSGAGKSTLLKLLLGFYKPREGSLSADGIGYEELDFKNFRRQIGIILQEPFLFSGTIAENLRYGSSDLSDADLVEAARLAAADQFIAGLPQGYETPVGEDGIQLSGGQSQRIALARALLKKPAMLIFDEPTSHLDNLSVHSLIENIRSISQRATVLIVSHDQRLFAMADQVFYLDDGRFRETPWEMKNFGS